A single Xiphias gladius isolate SHS-SW01 ecotype Sanya breed wild chromosome 22, ASM1685928v1, whole genome shotgun sequence DNA region contains:
- the l3mbtl1b gene encoding lethal(3)malignant brain tumor-like protein 4 isoform X1, with product MTDTPPSDGPSQGADFDMMAALDWKDGIATLPGSDIRFRMTEFGTLEIVTDLEVKGQEAEPNRETLDPAQSHTPTPPPEGQSQTGIAKAPANQSQPGSSHGKAPGPVPLSLEEGPSVEVGPSVEVGSSADMGPNGEPSRCRACGGRVSQDALFQGKFCSSICAQPSSGRSSPGEARESQAVEGERLGKRVRKKRKIYMDSGDEEEDNQEEPEEKAKTTKGRRGAKIAKLVTAPPNKKRAWSWPAYLEEERAIAAPVKLFKEHQSFPQSRNSFKVGMKLEGLDPSHPSLFCVLTVAEIQGYRVRLHFDGYPECYDFWANADSWDLKPAGWCEKNGHKLLLPKGCKDGEFNWSMYVKNCRGQLAPKHLFKSLNTSVTPSGFRAGMKLEAVDRKNPSLICVATIAAVVDNRLLIHFDNWDDTYDYWCDASSPYIHPVGYCEEAELTLTTPAGKTQTKTHVEYKQPKSFSWEKYLEETGTQAAPARAFKPRPPHGFQIGMKVEAVDKRNPMLIRVVTIADTEDHRLKLHFDGWSSEYDYWVETDCPDLHPVGWCQKTGHPLQYPNGSSDLLTAPGQGCPTPGCNGVGHIRGPRYGTHYTQVSCPYSEMNLNKEGLLPDRLSGERPLTLSGLHPRGRRPDPHTNTSTQTSSPPEHLEGAEDSHNRKPVAVDAERLGRNSQTEPPGGVSEQSHNGTRPKRTAPVPKYLKMHYVKEEIGDSKASPDAISLQQALHESVFSPGISASPPHRVALCWDKHCQLLPEVLGLTAKRVATWSAEEVAGFVKGLPGCKEHAATFKTEQIDGEAFLLLTQADIVKILSIKLGPALKIYNSILMLKNADEE from the exons TTCCGCATGACAGAGTTTGGGACTCTTGAGATTGTCACAGACCTAGAGGTCAAAGGCCAGGAGGCAGAGCCTAACCGTGAGACCTTGGACCCAGCTCAATCTCACACTCCCACCCCTCCTCCAGAGGGCCAGTCACAGACCGGCATAGCCAAAgctccagccaatcagagccaGCCAGGATCTTCTCATGGTAAAG CTCCTGGTCCTGTACCACTCTCCTTAGAAGAGGGCCCCAGCGTGGAAGTTGGTCCCAGTGTTGAAGTTGGCTCTAGTGCCGACATGGGGCCAAATGGGGAGCCGTCAAGGTGCCGTGCCTGTGGTGGCCGTGTTTCCCAGGATGCCCTCTTTCAGGGCAAATTCTGTAGCTCCATTTGTGCACAGCCCTCCAGTGGCAG atcgTCTCCAGGGGAAGCACGGGAGAGTCAGGCAGTTGAAGGGGAGAGGCTTGGTAAACGTGTGCGCAAAAAGAGGAAGATCTACATGGATTCTGGTGACGAAGAGGAAGACAACCAAGAGGAACCAGAG GAAAAGGCCAAGACTACCAAAGGCAGGAGAGGTGCCAAAATTGCTAAACTGG TGACTGCCCCTCCCAATAAGAAGCGTGCATGGAGTTGGCCTGCTTACCTTGAAGAGGAGAGGGCCATTGCTGCTCCTGTTAAACTATTCAAAGAG CATCAGTCGTTTCCCCAAAGCAGGAATAGTTTTAAGGTGGGGATGAAGCTGGAAGGACTGGACCCATCTCATCCGTCTCTGTTCTGTGTGCTCACTGTCGCAGAG ATCCAGGGTTACAGAGTAAGGCTTCATTTTGATGGTTACCCAGAATGCTATGACTTCTGGGCCAACGCTGACTCGTGGGATTTGAAACCAGCTGGCTGGTGTGAGAAGAACGGACACAAGTTATTGTTGCCTAAAG GTTGTAAGGATGGAGAGTTTAACTGGAGCATGTATGTGAAGAACTGTAGGGGTCAACTGGCCCCAAAACACCTTTTCAAAAGCCTCAACACA tctgtgACTCCGTCTGGATTTAGAGCAGGGATGAAGCTGGAGGCGGTCGACAGGAAGAACCCTTCATTGATCTGTGTAGCAACCATTGCTGCTGTTGTCGATAACCGCCTGCTCATTCACTTTGACAATTGGGATGACACATATGATTACTG GTGTGATGCCAGCAGTCCATACATTCATCCTGTGGGGTACTGTGAAGAGGCTGAGCTAACTCTGACCACTCCAGCTGGTAAGACACAGACCAAGACACATGTGG AATATAAGCAACCGAAGAGTTTCTCATGGGAGAAATACCTGGAAGAGACAGGAACACAGGCTGCTCCTGCTCGGGCTTTCAAACCC CGACCTCCACATGGATTCCAGATTGGGATGAAAGTGGAAGCTGTCGATAAGAGGAACCCCATGCTCATCCGCGTTGTAACCATTGCAGACACAGAGGACCACCGGTTGAAG cTCCATTTTGATGGCTGGAGTTCAGAGTATGACTACTGGGTGGAGACAGACTGCCCCGATCTGCACCCTGTAGGGTGGTGTCAGAAAACTGGACACCCACTACAGTACCCTAACG ggtCCAGTGATTTATTGACTGCCCCAGGACAAGGATGTCCTACCCCAGGGTGCAACGGGGTTGGCCACATCAGAGGACCTCGCTACGGGACCCACTACAC TCAGGTGAGCTGTCCTTATTCTGAGATGAATCTGAACAAGGAGGGCTTGCTGCCAGATCGCCTCAGCGGAGAACGACCTCTCACCCTCAGTGGACTTCATCCTCGTGGGCGACGCCCCGATCCTCACACGAACACTTCGACTCAGACCTCTTCACCGCCCGAGCATCTTGAAGGAGCCGAGGACTCCCACAACAG GAAACCAGTGGCAGTGGATGCTGAGCGTTTAGGGCGCAATAGCCAGACTGAGCCACCAGGTGGAGTCAGTGAGCAGAGCCACAATGGAACAAGGCCTAAACG GACTGCTCCAGTTCCCAAATACCTGAAAATGCACTATGTTAAAGAGGAGATTGGCGACAGTAAAG CCTCTCCAGATGCCATCTCTCTCCAGCAGGCCCTCCACGAGTCTGTGTTCTCCCCCGGCATCTCTGCATCACCCCCCCACCGGGTGGCTCTCTGCTGGGACAAACACTGCCAGCTGCTGCCCGAGGTCCTGGGGCTGACTGCCAAGAGAGTGGCCACTTGGAGCGCTGAGGAG GTGGCCGGTTTTGTCAAAGGACTCCCTGGATGTAAAGAACATGCTGCTACATTTAAAACAGAG CAAATAGATGGCGAGGCCTTCCTGCTACTCACCCAAGCGGACATTGTCAAGATCCTGTCAATCAAGTTAGGACCCGCCTTGAAGATCTACAACTCCATCCTCATGTTGAAGAACGCGGACGAAGAGTAA
- the l3mbtl1b gene encoding lethal(3)malignant brain tumor-like protein 4 isoform X3 translates to MTDTPPSDGPSQGADFDMMAALDWKDGIATLPGSDIRFRMTEFGTLEIVTDLEVKGQEAEPNRETLDPAQSHTPTPPPEGQSQTGIAKAPANQSQPGSSHGKAPGPVPLSLEEGPSVEVGPSVEVGSSADMGPNGEPSRCRACGGRVSQDALFQGKFCSSICAQPSSGRSSPGEARESQAVEGERLGKRVRKKRKIYMDSGDEEEDNQEEPEEKAKTTKGRRGAKIAKLVTAPPNKKRAWSWPAYLEEERAIAAPVKLFKEHQSFPQSRNSFKVGMKLEGLDPSHPSLFCVLTVAEIQGYRVRLHFDGYPECYDFWANADSWDLKPAGWCEKNGHKLLLPKGCKDGEFNWSMYVKNCRGQLAPKHLFKSLNTSVTPSGFRAGMKLEAVDRKNPSLICVATIAAVVDNRLLIHFDNWDDTYDYWCDASSPYIHPVGYCEEAELTLTTPAEYKQPKSFSWEKYLEETGTQAAPARAFKPRPPHGFQIGMKVEAVDKRNPMLIRVVTIADTEDHRLKLHFDGWSSEYDYWVETDCPDLHPVGWCQKTGHPLQYPNGSSDLLTAPGQGCPTPGCNGVGHIRGPRYGTHYTQVSCPYSEMNLNKEGLLPDRLSGERPLTLSGLHPRGRRPDPHTNTSTQTSSPPEHLEGAEDSHNRKPVAVDAERLGRNSQTEPPGGVSEQSHNGTRPKRTAPVPKYLKMHYVKEEIGDSKASPDAISLQQALHESVFSPGISASPPHRVALCWDKHCQLLPEVLGLTAKRVATWSAEEVAGFVKGLPGCKEHAATFKTEQIDGEAFLLLTQADIVKILSIKLGPALKIYNSILMLKNADEE, encoded by the exons TTCCGCATGACAGAGTTTGGGACTCTTGAGATTGTCACAGACCTAGAGGTCAAAGGCCAGGAGGCAGAGCCTAACCGTGAGACCTTGGACCCAGCTCAATCTCACACTCCCACCCCTCCTCCAGAGGGCCAGTCACAGACCGGCATAGCCAAAgctccagccaatcagagccaGCCAGGATCTTCTCATGGTAAAG CTCCTGGTCCTGTACCACTCTCCTTAGAAGAGGGCCCCAGCGTGGAAGTTGGTCCCAGTGTTGAAGTTGGCTCTAGTGCCGACATGGGGCCAAATGGGGAGCCGTCAAGGTGCCGTGCCTGTGGTGGCCGTGTTTCCCAGGATGCCCTCTTTCAGGGCAAATTCTGTAGCTCCATTTGTGCACAGCCCTCCAGTGGCAG atcgTCTCCAGGGGAAGCACGGGAGAGTCAGGCAGTTGAAGGGGAGAGGCTTGGTAAACGTGTGCGCAAAAAGAGGAAGATCTACATGGATTCTGGTGACGAAGAGGAAGACAACCAAGAGGAACCAGAG GAAAAGGCCAAGACTACCAAAGGCAGGAGAGGTGCCAAAATTGCTAAACTGG TGACTGCCCCTCCCAATAAGAAGCGTGCATGGAGTTGGCCTGCTTACCTTGAAGAGGAGAGGGCCATTGCTGCTCCTGTTAAACTATTCAAAGAG CATCAGTCGTTTCCCCAAAGCAGGAATAGTTTTAAGGTGGGGATGAAGCTGGAAGGACTGGACCCATCTCATCCGTCTCTGTTCTGTGTGCTCACTGTCGCAGAG ATCCAGGGTTACAGAGTAAGGCTTCATTTTGATGGTTACCCAGAATGCTATGACTTCTGGGCCAACGCTGACTCGTGGGATTTGAAACCAGCTGGCTGGTGTGAGAAGAACGGACACAAGTTATTGTTGCCTAAAG GTTGTAAGGATGGAGAGTTTAACTGGAGCATGTATGTGAAGAACTGTAGGGGTCAACTGGCCCCAAAACACCTTTTCAAAAGCCTCAACACA tctgtgACTCCGTCTGGATTTAGAGCAGGGATGAAGCTGGAGGCGGTCGACAGGAAGAACCCTTCATTGATCTGTGTAGCAACCATTGCTGCTGTTGTCGATAACCGCCTGCTCATTCACTTTGACAATTGGGATGACACATATGATTACTG GTGTGATGCCAGCAGTCCATACATTCATCCTGTGGGGTACTGTGAAGAGGCTGAGCTAACTCTGACCACTCCAGCTG AATATAAGCAACCGAAGAGTTTCTCATGGGAGAAATACCTGGAAGAGACAGGAACACAGGCTGCTCCTGCTCGGGCTTTCAAACCC CGACCTCCACATGGATTCCAGATTGGGATGAAAGTGGAAGCTGTCGATAAGAGGAACCCCATGCTCATCCGCGTTGTAACCATTGCAGACACAGAGGACCACCGGTTGAAG cTCCATTTTGATGGCTGGAGTTCAGAGTATGACTACTGGGTGGAGACAGACTGCCCCGATCTGCACCCTGTAGGGTGGTGTCAGAAAACTGGACACCCACTACAGTACCCTAACG ggtCCAGTGATTTATTGACTGCCCCAGGACAAGGATGTCCTACCCCAGGGTGCAACGGGGTTGGCCACATCAGAGGACCTCGCTACGGGACCCACTACAC TCAGGTGAGCTGTCCTTATTCTGAGATGAATCTGAACAAGGAGGGCTTGCTGCCAGATCGCCTCAGCGGAGAACGACCTCTCACCCTCAGTGGACTTCATCCTCGTGGGCGACGCCCCGATCCTCACACGAACACTTCGACTCAGACCTCTTCACCGCCCGAGCATCTTGAAGGAGCCGAGGACTCCCACAACAG GAAACCAGTGGCAGTGGATGCTGAGCGTTTAGGGCGCAATAGCCAGACTGAGCCACCAGGTGGAGTCAGTGAGCAGAGCCACAATGGAACAAGGCCTAAACG GACTGCTCCAGTTCCCAAATACCTGAAAATGCACTATGTTAAAGAGGAGATTGGCGACAGTAAAG CCTCTCCAGATGCCATCTCTCTCCAGCAGGCCCTCCACGAGTCTGTGTTCTCCCCCGGCATCTCTGCATCACCCCCCCACCGGGTGGCTCTCTGCTGGGACAAACACTGCCAGCTGCTGCCCGAGGTCCTGGGGCTGACTGCCAAGAGAGTGGCCACTTGGAGCGCTGAGGAG GTGGCCGGTTTTGTCAAAGGACTCCCTGGATGTAAAGAACATGCTGCTACATTTAAAACAGAG CAAATAGATGGCGAGGCCTTCCTGCTACTCACCCAAGCGGACATTGTCAAGATCCTGTCAATCAAGTTAGGACCCGCCTTGAAGATCTACAACTCCATCCTCATGTTGAAGAACGCGGACGAAGAGTAA
- the l3mbtl1b gene encoding lethal(3)malignant brain tumor-like protein 4 isoform X2: MTDTPPSDGPSQGADFDMMAALDWKDGIATLPGSDIRFRMTEFGTLEIVTDLEVKGQEAEPNRETLDPAQSHTPTPPPEGQSQTGIAKAPANQSQPGSSHGKAPGPVPLSLEEGPSVEVGPSVEVGSSADMGPNGEPSRCRACGGRVSQDALFQGKFCSSICAQPSSGRSSPGEARESQAVEGERLGKRVRKKRKIYMDSGDEEEDNQEEPEEKAKTTKGRRGAKIAKLVTAPPNKKRAWSWPAYLEEERAIAAPVKLFKESFPQSRNSFKVGMKLEGLDPSHPSLFCVLTVAEIQGYRVRLHFDGYPECYDFWANADSWDLKPAGWCEKNGHKLLLPKGCKDGEFNWSMYVKNCRGQLAPKHLFKSLNTSVTPSGFRAGMKLEAVDRKNPSLICVATIAAVVDNRLLIHFDNWDDTYDYWCDASSPYIHPVGYCEEAELTLTTPAGKTQTKTHVEYKQPKSFSWEKYLEETGTQAAPARAFKPRPPHGFQIGMKVEAVDKRNPMLIRVVTIADTEDHRLKLHFDGWSSEYDYWVETDCPDLHPVGWCQKTGHPLQYPNGSSDLLTAPGQGCPTPGCNGVGHIRGPRYGTHYTQVSCPYSEMNLNKEGLLPDRLSGERPLTLSGLHPRGRRPDPHTNTSTQTSSPPEHLEGAEDSHNRKPVAVDAERLGRNSQTEPPGGVSEQSHNGTRPKRTAPVPKYLKMHYVKEEIGDSKASPDAISLQQALHESVFSPGISASPPHRVALCWDKHCQLLPEVLGLTAKRVATWSAEEVAGFVKGLPGCKEHAATFKTEQIDGEAFLLLTQADIVKILSIKLGPALKIYNSILMLKNADEE, encoded by the exons TTCCGCATGACAGAGTTTGGGACTCTTGAGATTGTCACAGACCTAGAGGTCAAAGGCCAGGAGGCAGAGCCTAACCGTGAGACCTTGGACCCAGCTCAATCTCACACTCCCACCCCTCCTCCAGAGGGCCAGTCACAGACCGGCATAGCCAAAgctccagccaatcagagccaGCCAGGATCTTCTCATGGTAAAG CTCCTGGTCCTGTACCACTCTCCTTAGAAGAGGGCCCCAGCGTGGAAGTTGGTCCCAGTGTTGAAGTTGGCTCTAGTGCCGACATGGGGCCAAATGGGGAGCCGTCAAGGTGCCGTGCCTGTGGTGGCCGTGTTTCCCAGGATGCCCTCTTTCAGGGCAAATTCTGTAGCTCCATTTGTGCACAGCCCTCCAGTGGCAG atcgTCTCCAGGGGAAGCACGGGAGAGTCAGGCAGTTGAAGGGGAGAGGCTTGGTAAACGTGTGCGCAAAAAGAGGAAGATCTACATGGATTCTGGTGACGAAGAGGAAGACAACCAAGAGGAACCAGAG GAAAAGGCCAAGACTACCAAAGGCAGGAGAGGTGCCAAAATTGCTAAACTGG TGACTGCCCCTCCCAATAAGAAGCGTGCATGGAGTTGGCCTGCTTACCTTGAAGAGGAGAGGGCCATTGCTGCTCCTGTTAAACTATTCAAAGAG TCGTTTCCCCAAAGCAGGAATAGTTTTAAGGTGGGGATGAAGCTGGAAGGACTGGACCCATCTCATCCGTCTCTGTTCTGTGTGCTCACTGTCGCAGAG ATCCAGGGTTACAGAGTAAGGCTTCATTTTGATGGTTACCCAGAATGCTATGACTTCTGGGCCAACGCTGACTCGTGGGATTTGAAACCAGCTGGCTGGTGTGAGAAGAACGGACACAAGTTATTGTTGCCTAAAG GTTGTAAGGATGGAGAGTTTAACTGGAGCATGTATGTGAAGAACTGTAGGGGTCAACTGGCCCCAAAACACCTTTTCAAAAGCCTCAACACA tctgtgACTCCGTCTGGATTTAGAGCAGGGATGAAGCTGGAGGCGGTCGACAGGAAGAACCCTTCATTGATCTGTGTAGCAACCATTGCTGCTGTTGTCGATAACCGCCTGCTCATTCACTTTGACAATTGGGATGACACATATGATTACTG GTGTGATGCCAGCAGTCCATACATTCATCCTGTGGGGTACTGTGAAGAGGCTGAGCTAACTCTGACCACTCCAGCTGGTAAGACACAGACCAAGACACATGTGG AATATAAGCAACCGAAGAGTTTCTCATGGGAGAAATACCTGGAAGAGACAGGAACACAGGCTGCTCCTGCTCGGGCTTTCAAACCC CGACCTCCACATGGATTCCAGATTGGGATGAAAGTGGAAGCTGTCGATAAGAGGAACCCCATGCTCATCCGCGTTGTAACCATTGCAGACACAGAGGACCACCGGTTGAAG cTCCATTTTGATGGCTGGAGTTCAGAGTATGACTACTGGGTGGAGACAGACTGCCCCGATCTGCACCCTGTAGGGTGGTGTCAGAAAACTGGACACCCACTACAGTACCCTAACG ggtCCAGTGATTTATTGACTGCCCCAGGACAAGGATGTCCTACCCCAGGGTGCAACGGGGTTGGCCACATCAGAGGACCTCGCTACGGGACCCACTACAC TCAGGTGAGCTGTCCTTATTCTGAGATGAATCTGAACAAGGAGGGCTTGCTGCCAGATCGCCTCAGCGGAGAACGACCTCTCACCCTCAGTGGACTTCATCCTCGTGGGCGACGCCCCGATCCTCACACGAACACTTCGACTCAGACCTCTTCACCGCCCGAGCATCTTGAAGGAGCCGAGGACTCCCACAACAG GAAACCAGTGGCAGTGGATGCTGAGCGTTTAGGGCGCAATAGCCAGACTGAGCCACCAGGTGGAGTCAGTGAGCAGAGCCACAATGGAACAAGGCCTAAACG GACTGCTCCAGTTCCCAAATACCTGAAAATGCACTATGTTAAAGAGGAGATTGGCGACAGTAAAG CCTCTCCAGATGCCATCTCTCTCCAGCAGGCCCTCCACGAGTCTGTGTTCTCCCCCGGCATCTCTGCATCACCCCCCCACCGGGTGGCTCTCTGCTGGGACAAACACTGCCAGCTGCTGCCCGAGGTCCTGGGGCTGACTGCCAAGAGAGTGGCCACTTGGAGCGCTGAGGAG GTGGCCGGTTTTGTCAAAGGACTCCCTGGATGTAAAGAACATGCTGCTACATTTAAAACAGAG CAAATAGATGGCGAGGCCTTCCTGCTACTCACCCAAGCGGACATTGTCAAGATCCTGTCAATCAAGTTAGGACCCGCCTTGAAGATCTACAACTCCATCCTCATGTTGAAGAACGCGGACGAAGAGTAA